CCGGTTTCTTCCAGCAGCGGCACGAATTCGGAAGGGGGCACCAGCGTGTCACCCTGGCGCCAGCGGATCAGGGCCTCCACTGCCACCAACCGGTGCTCCTTCAGGCAAAACTGGGGCTGGTAGTAGAGTTCGAACTCGTCGTTGTCCAGGGCGGTACGCAACCGGTTCTCCATGCGCACCACATCGATACTGGGCCCAGCCAGGGCCTCGGTGAAAAAGCGGTGACAGTCGCGCCCGGCCTGCTTGGCGGCGTACATGGCCACTTCCACCCGCCGCAGCAGGGCTTCCACCGACTGACCGTCCTGGGGATAGCGCACCAGACCGGCGCTGTGGGTCAGCACGTGGCGCTCGCCGTCGAGGATCACCGGTTGGGCCATCAACTGGTGCAAGTGGCTTACCAGGCTATCCAATTCCTCATCGCTGAGGCTGTGGGCGCCGGCCAGCATGAACTCGTCGCCCCCGACCCTGGCCACCAGCAGTTCACCACCGTAGGCCTGCTCCAGGCGCTGGGCCAGTTGGCTTAGCACCTGGTCACCGGTGTGGTGCCCCAGGGTTTCATTGATGTTCTTGAACCTGTCGAGATCCAGCTGGCATAAGAAGCCGGTACGGCCCTGGCGCAACCACTGCTGCAGGTTTTGACGCAGCAGCACCCTGTTGGCCAGGCCGGTCAGCAGATCATGGTGGGACAGGTGCCAGATACGGCTCTTTTGGGTGCGGCTTTCGGTGACGTCGGTCATGGTGCCCGCCACCCGTACCGTGACGCCGGCGTCGTCGAGGATGGGGTAGGCGTTGTCCTTGATCCAGCGCTCGCCGCCGTCCTGCATCTGGATACGGTATTCCAGTTCGGTTTCTCCCTGCACCCTAAGTCCCTGCTCCACCACTTGCCTGACGGCGTCGCGGTCGGTGGGTACTATGGCCTGGAGCCAATCCATGGGGTCCTGGCGCAGCCGCTCCAAGGAGCGGCCAGTGAGATCCTCATAACGGGGGGAAACATAATCGATGCGGTTGGCCCGCACGTCATAACTCCAGAACACCTGGGGCAGGCGCGACACCAATTCGCGCATCAGCCGTTCGTTGTCCGCCAGCTTGGCCTGAGCCTGGCGCTCGCGACTGCGGTCAACGGCGGCCACCAACAGCGCTTCCTGCTCACCAAAGGGCACCCGGCGCACCAAGACTTCCACCCTTTGTCCCTGACCAGCCAGGGTCATTTCCGCCAAGGCTGGGTG
The Gallaecimonas xiamenensis 3-C-1 genome window above contains:
- a CDS encoding putative bifunctional diguanylate cyclase/phosphodiesterase is translated as MPERSHNNDNNRSAKGLGPLGIVLLYSLLALGWIWGSDSLSLYWFGDVPWVQTWKGSLFVLVTAVLLYRLILSYARRQRQALAGQLRQARCYRALFDEHPLAIWLVDEAHRVLQCNDKAAALAPTTHTLDLIFAPEFREAANKLLDEGLADQHPALAEMTLAGQGQRVEVLVRRVPFGEQEALLVAAVDRSRERQAQAKLADNERLMRELVSRLPQVFWSYDVRANRIDYVSPRYEDLTGRSLERLRQDPMDWLQAIVPTDRDAVRQVVEQGLRVQGETELEYRIQMQDGGERWIKDNAYPILDDAGVTVRVAGTMTDVTESRTQKSRIWHLSHHDLLTGLANRVLLRQNLQQWLRQGRTGFLCQLDLDRFKNINETLGHHTGDQVLSQLAQRLEQAYGGELLVARVGGDEFMLAGAHSLSDEELDSLVSHLHQLMAQPVILDGERHVLTHSAGLVRYPQDGQSVEALLRRVEVAMYAAKQAGRDCHRFFTEALAGPSIDVVRMENRLRTALDNDEFELYYQPQFCLKEHRLVAVEALIRWRQGDTLVPPSEFVPLLEETGLIRPVGRWVLASAIAQLAAWRQQWPRLSMAVNVSALQFEDEGLADFIAEHLEQQGIAGEFMELELTEGALLRDPAKAQCFLTKIRAKGMRLAVDDFGTGFSSLSHLQHFAPEVLKLDRSFVQEMASDPRAVKLVSGVVTLAHGLDIEVVAEGVEDAQAVALLKGMGCDWIQGFYVGRPVPAHSLDPVEGVRRLNAA